The Kineococcus endophyticus genome has a window encoding:
- the trpD gene encoding anthranilate phosphoribosyltransferase, with the protein MTTAARTWAGLLTELLAGHDLTAEQTGWAMDQVMRGDAGDVQLAGFLVALRAKGETSQELTGLAEAMLSHAVPLSVPGPIVDLVGTGGDRAHTVNISTMGSLVLAGAGHRVVKHGNRAATSASGSADVLEALGVRLDLPPRRVGELAVEVGITFCFAQVFHPAMRHAAGARGGLGVPTAFNVLGPLTNPARAGATAVGVADRRIAPLVADVLAARGTQALVFRGDDGLDELTSTGPARVWVVDGGTVTEVGLDPVAQLGLAPTTLADLRGADAAHNAGVVRDLLAGTRGPVRDAVVLNAAAALVAAGVRAPGGAGPAEGLVDHLAEGMRQASAALDSGAAADVLDRWVRASA; encoded by the coding sequence ATGACCACCGCCGCACGCACGTGGGCCGGGCTGCTGACCGAGCTGCTCGCCGGTCACGACCTGACGGCGGAGCAGACCGGCTGGGCCATGGACCAGGTGATGCGCGGCGACGCGGGCGACGTCCAGCTCGCCGGCTTCCTGGTGGCGCTGCGGGCCAAGGGCGAGACGAGCCAGGAGCTGACCGGGCTGGCCGAGGCGATGCTCTCCCACGCGGTGCCGCTGTCCGTGCCGGGCCCGATCGTCGACCTCGTCGGCACCGGCGGGGACCGCGCCCACACCGTGAACATCTCCACGATGGGCTCGCTCGTCCTGGCCGGGGCCGGCCACCGCGTCGTCAAGCACGGCAACCGGGCCGCGACGTCCGCCTCCGGCTCGGCCGACGTCCTGGAGGCCCTCGGCGTGCGGCTGGACCTGCCGCCGCGGCGGGTGGGGGAGCTGGCCGTCGAGGTCGGCATCACGTTCTGCTTCGCCCAGGTCTTCCACCCGGCCATGCGGCACGCCGCCGGCGCCCGCGGCGGGCTCGGCGTCCCCACGGCCTTCAACGTCCTCGGCCCCCTGACGAACCCGGCGCGCGCCGGGGCCACGGCCGTCGGCGTCGCCGACCGCCGGATCGCCCCGCTCGTGGCCGACGTGCTGGCCGCCCGCGGCACCCAGGCCCTCGTCTTCCGCGGCGACGACGGCCTCGACGAGCTGACGAGCACGGGCCCCGCCCGCGTCTGGGTCGTCGACGGCGGCACCGTCACCGAGGTCGGCCTGGACCCCGTCGCCCAGCTGGGGTTGGCGCCGACGACCCTGGCGGACCTGCGGGGCGCCGACGCCGCGCACAACGCCGGTGTCGTGCGGGACCTGCTGGCCGGCACCCGCGGGCCCGTCCGCGACGCCGTCGTCCTCAACGCCGCCGCCGCGCTCGTCGCCGCGGGCGTCCGGGCGCCGGGGGGTGCGGGGCCGGCCGAGGGGCTCGTGGACCACCTGGCCGAGGGCATGCGGCAGGCGTCGGCCGCGCTGGACTCCGGCGCGGCCGCCGACGTGCTCGACCGCTGGGTGCGGGCCTCCGCCTGA
- a CDS encoding Lrp/AsnC family transcriptional regulator, whose amino-acid sequence MITAIVNVACDGRRIPEVAQALAEIDGVSEVYSVTGDVDLVVMVRVREHEHLADVIAGGISRVEGVVSTTTNIAFRAYSRHDLESAFALGVD is encoded by the coding sequence GTGATCACCGCCATCGTCAACGTGGCCTGCGACGGCCGGCGCATCCCCGAGGTCGCCCAGGCCCTCGCCGAGATCGACGGCGTCAGCGAGGTGTACTCCGTCACGGGCGACGTCGACCTCGTCGTCATGGTCCGGGTGCGCGAGCACGAGCACCTGGCCGACGTCATCGCCGGCGGCATCAGCCGCGTCGAGGGCGTCGTCTCGACCACGACGAACATCGCCTTCCGCGCCTACTCCCGGCACGACCTGGAGTCGGCCTTCGCCCTCGGCGTCGACTGA
- a CDS encoding DEDD exonuclease domain-containing protein, with translation MPGTTAPASFQASFEDLGQPLADVTFVVLDLETTGGPPSGAEITEIGAVKVRGGQVLGEFQTLVRPASPIPAFVQVLTGITNRMVAASPSTPEVLPSFLEFAGFDRGAVLVAHNAPYDVSFLKAACTLTGRPWPGPRVVDTVVLARQLVDRDEAPNRKLGTLARLFGTTTTPDHRALHDARATVDVLHALLARVGNRGVHSLEDLAAFTATAVNPARRAKKHLAVGLPSAPGVYQFRDAVGRVLYVGTSVDVHRRVRSYFTASESRPRMTEMVRAATTVVPVVCETPLEARVRELRLIAEHAPPYNRRSKAPEKVTWVKLTADAWPRLSLVKQVRDDTAEGAEYLGPFRSARTAELAVAALHDVHPLRQCTRRIPRVPKADGEGACVLAEIGRCGAPCLGTARGGQDAQSYAEVVEQVRRALREDAAATLEHGRARLTTLAAQERYEEAAGTRDRLEAFLQAADRAQRRGPVAASPEIVAARRSAPTPGWPTGGWEVVLIRYGRLAGTCLTPRGSDPMPHIEALRATGEVVAPPGPGRPGLLVEETDALLGWLEQPGVRLVAVQDPDTSPWTCPVRGAGWARSRLAATAVASPA, from the coding sequence ATGCCCGGCACCACCGCACCCGCGAGCTTCCAGGCCAGCTTCGAGGACCTCGGGCAGCCGCTGGCGGACGTGACCTTCGTCGTCCTCGACCTCGAGACGACCGGCGGGCCGCCGTCGGGGGCGGAGATCACCGAGATCGGCGCCGTGAAGGTCCGCGGCGGTCAGGTCCTCGGGGAGTTCCAGACGCTCGTGCGGCCCGCCTCCCCCATCCCCGCCTTCGTGCAGGTCCTGACCGGCATCACCAACCGGATGGTGGCGGCCTCCCCCTCGACGCCGGAGGTGCTGCCGAGCTTCCTGGAGTTCGCCGGCTTCGACCGCGGGGCCGTGCTGGTCGCCCACAACGCCCCGTACGACGTCAGCTTCCTCAAGGCGGCCTGCACCCTCACCGGCCGCCCGTGGCCGGGTCCACGGGTCGTGGACACCGTCGTGCTGGCGCGCCAGCTCGTCGACCGCGACGAGGCGCCGAACCGCAAGCTCGGGACGCTCGCGCGCCTGTTCGGCACCACCACGACCCCCGACCACCGCGCCCTGCACGACGCCCGCGCCACGGTCGACGTCCTGCACGCGCTGCTGGCCCGGGTGGGCAACCGGGGTGTGCACTCCCTGGAGGACCTGGCGGCGTTCACCGCGACGGCGGTCAACCCGGCCCGCCGGGCCAAGAAGCACCTCGCCGTCGGCCTGCCGTCGGCGCCGGGGGTCTACCAGTTCCGCGACGCCGTCGGCCGCGTGCTCTACGTGGGGACGTCGGTCGACGTGCACCGCCGGGTCCGGTCCTACTTCACGGCCTCGGAGAGCCGCCCGCGCATGACCGAGATGGTCCGCGCGGCGACGACGGTGGTGCCGGTCGTGTGCGAGACGCCGCTGGAGGCGCGTGTGCGGGAGCTGCGCCTCATCGCCGAGCACGCCCCGCCGTACAACCGGCGCTCCAAGGCCCCCGAGAAGGTCACCTGGGTCAAGCTCACGGCCGACGCGTGGCCGCGCCTCTCCCTCGTCAAGCAGGTCCGCGACGACACGGCCGAGGGCGCGGAGTACCTCGGACCGTTCCGCTCGGCCCGCACGGCCGAGCTGGCCGTCGCCGCGCTGCACGACGTCCACCCGCTGCGGCAGTGCACCCGGCGCATCCCGCGCGTGCCGAAGGCCGACGGGGAGGGAGCCTGCGTGCTGGCCGAGATCGGCCGCTGCGGGGCGCCCTGCCTGGGCACGGCGCGCGGCGGGCAGGACGCGCAGTCGTACGCCGAGGTCGTCGAGCAGGTCCGCCGGGCCCTGCGCGAGGACGCCGCCGCCACGCTGGAGCACGGGCGGGCGCGGCTGACGACCCTCGCCGCCCAGGAGCGCTACGAGGAGGCCGCCGGCACCCGCGACCGCCTCGAGGCGTTCCTGCAGGCCGCCGACCGCGCCCAGCGGCGCGGCCCGGTGGCGGCGAGCCCGGAGATCGTCGCCGCCCGCCGCAGCGCGCCGACGCCCGGCTGGCCGACGGGCGGGTGGGAGGTCGTGCTCATCCGCTACGGGCGGCTGGCCGGGACGTGCCTGACCCCGCGCGGGTCCGATCCCATGCCGCACATCGAGGCGCTGCGGGCCACCGGCGAGGTCGTCGCCCCGCCCGGACCGGGGCGCCCCGGCCTGCTGGTGGAGGAGACCGACGCGCTCCTCGGCTGGCTCGAGCAGCCGGGGGTGCGCCTCGTCGCCGTGCAGGACCCGGACACCTCGCCCTGGACGTGCCCGGTGCGCGGGGCGGGCTGGGCACGGAGCCGACTGGCGGCGACGGCGGTAGCCTCACCCGCGTGA
- a CDS encoding DUF4328 domain-containing protein gives MDGPQASWQQSDPGSPWVLTPPPAGPLEPVGGLATAVLVLSAVVVAVDLLTALSSFGADPTSAFGVAPEVFALSTVCWLATLVVTSVWLLRVRRNAERMSPFHHHVRSRGWAWAGWMVPVVCWWFPFQVVRDALTASAAAHPGRLPRPPLALWWGTWVASQALTSTSSWVGGGVGPAAGTVQLLGVAVLGVALAAWVRVVRTATALQTP, from the coding sequence GTGGACGGACCGCAGGCTTCGTGGCAGCAGTCGGACCCGGGCTCGCCCTGGGTCCTCACCCCGCCCCCGGCCGGCCCCCTCGAACCCGTCGGCGGCCTGGCCACCGCGGTCCTGGTGCTGTCGGCCGTGGTGGTGGCGGTGGACCTCCTCACGGCGCTCTCGTCCTTCGGCGCCGATCCGACGAGCGCCTTCGGCGTCGCGCCCGAGGTCTTCGCCCTGTCGACGGTGTGCTGGCTGGCGACCCTCGTCGTCACCTCCGTCTGGTTGCTGCGCGTGCGCCGCAACGCCGAGCGGATGTCGCCCTTCCACCACCACGTCCGCTCGCGCGGCTGGGCGTGGGCGGGCTGGATGGTCCCCGTCGTCTGCTGGTGGTTCCCGTTCCAGGTCGTCCGCGACGCCCTGACCGCCTCGGCCGCGGCCCACCCGGGGCGGCTGCCCCGGCCCCCGCTGGCGCTGTGGTGGGGCACCTGGGTGGCGAGCCAGGCACTGACCAGCACCAGCAGCTGGGTGGGCGGCGGGGTGGGTCCGGCCGCGGGAACGGTCCAGCTCCTCGGGGTCGCCGTGCTCGGCGTCGCCCTCGCCGCCTGGGTCAGGGTCGTGCGGACGGCCACGGCCCTCCAGACCCCCTGA
- a CDS encoding glycosyltransferase family 4 protein, protein MSTLVVTNDFPPRTGGIESFVHAVVRRLPSQGGGPVVVHTARQRGDARTDAALAEAGVTVVRDPSPLLVPTPGIVRRVQRTAREHGADRVWFGAAAPLGLMAPALRAAGVGRTVATTHGHEVWWSSLPGSRTALRRIGEGNDVVTYLGDWCRSQVQRPLTPAARSRMRRLTPGVDTDVFRPDEGARRAVRRRYGLVERPVVVCVSRLVARKGQDVLVRALPALRRLVPDAALLVVGDGPHRTVVERLADRTGVREHVVFTGAVPWEQAPAFYAAGDVFCMPTRTRLGGLEPEALGICYLEAAACGLPVVAGDSGGAPDAVLDGVNGVVVDGRDEAAVAREVAGFLADPVRSQAFGAAGREWVSRRWSWEEQTRRLADLLAGTDVPADPAGPSR, encoded by the coding sequence GTGAGCACCCTCGTCGTCACCAACGACTTCCCGCCGCGCACCGGCGGCATCGAGTCGTTCGTCCACGCCGTGGTCCGGCGGCTCCCCTCCCAGGGTGGCGGGCCGGTCGTCGTGCACACCGCCCGCCAGCGCGGGGACGCCCGGACCGACGCGGCGCTGGCGGAGGCGGGCGTCACCGTCGTGCGGGACCCCTCGCCGCTCCTGGTGCCGACCCCCGGGATCGTGCGCCGCGTGCAGCGCACGGCCCGCGAGCACGGTGCCGACCGCGTCTGGTTCGGGGCGGCCGCACCCCTGGGCCTCATGGCTCCCGCCCTGCGCGCGGCGGGGGTCGGGCGGACGGTGGCCACGACGCACGGTCACGAGGTGTGGTGGTCGAGCCTGCCCGGGTCGCGGACGGCGCTGCGCCGCATCGGTGAGGGCAACGACGTCGTCACGTACCTGGGGGACTGGTGCCGCTCGCAGGTGCAGCGCCCGCTCACGCCCGCCGCCCGGTCGCGGATGCGGCGGCTGACACCCGGCGTCGACACGGACGTGTTCCGGCCCGACGAAGGGGCCCGGCGCGCGGTCCGCAGGCGGTACGGCCTGGTGGAGCGTCCCGTCGTCGTCTGCGTTTCGCGGCTCGTGGCCCGCAAGGGCCAGGACGTGCTCGTGCGGGCCCTGCCCGCGCTGCGCCGGCTCGTCCCGGACGCGGCGCTGCTCGTCGTCGGCGACGGCCCGCACCGGACGGTCGTGGAACGGCTCGCGGACCGGACCGGCGTCCGCGAGCACGTCGTGTTCACCGGTGCCGTCCCGTGGGAGCAGGCTCCCGCGTTCTACGCGGCCGGGGACGTGTTCTGCATGCCGACGCGCACCCGCCTGGGCGGACTGGAACCGGAGGCGCTGGGCATCTGCTACCTCGAGGCGGCCGCGTGCGGCCTGCCCGTCGTGGCGGGCGACTCCGGCGGCGCGCCCGACGCCGTCCTGGACGGTGTGAACGGCGTGGTCGTCGACGGCCGGGACGAGGCCGCCGTGGCCCGGGAGGTCGCGGGCTTCCTCGCCGACCCCGTCCGGTCGCAGGCCTTCGGCGCCGCCGGGCGGGAGTGGGTCAGCCGCCGCTGGAGCTGGGAGGAGCAGACGCGGCGGCTCGCGGACCTCCTGGCCGGGACCGACGTGCCGGCCGACCCCGCGGGACCGTCGCGCTGA
- a CDS encoding AMP-dependent synthetase/ligase, with product MPSSSEPPLVPPATTGNMTDCVAETAREDPGHVSASRKLADGRWRDVTAAEFLGDVMGVAKGLLAAGITPGDRVGIMARTSYEWTLVDVAGWFAGAVTVPVYETSSPEQLEWILSDSGAVACFVETSANAARIASVRDRLPGLRDVWTLESGGLEELRAAGREVPDADVDRSRAVAGPGDALTVIYTSGTTGRPKGCVLTHGNFLDLSRNAEAAIPEVLRRPDAATLLFIPLAHVFARFIQALCLVCRIRVGHTPDAKDLLPDLGGFRPTFILAVPRVFQKVYNGAEQKAAAGGKLRARIFEQAAATADAWSRSLDTGGPSPALRVRHLLFDRLVYSKLRALMGGRVEFAVSGGAPMGEHLAHFFRGAGLVVLEGYGLTETTAPLTVNRPSRLKIGTVGPPLPGTDLRLAPDGEVEARGVGVFTEYRGRPDETRDAFDDGWFRTGDLGSIDEDGLLRITGRKKEIIVTANGKNVVPAALEDRLRAHPLISQAVVVGDQRHYVGCLLTLDEEALPSWGANHGKPGLDLGTARADADVLAVLQAAVDKANESVSRAESIRKFRVLTEDFTVENGYLTPSLKVKRHEVLHDLADEVEALYSS from the coding sequence GTGCCGAGCAGCAGCGAGCCCCCGCTCGTCCCTCCTGCCACGACAGGGAACATGACGGACTGCGTCGCCGAGACGGCCCGCGAGGACCCGGGCCACGTCTCGGCGAGCCGCAAGCTGGCCGACGGCAGATGGCGCGACGTCACGGCCGCCGAGTTCCTCGGGGACGTCATGGGCGTGGCGAAGGGGCTGCTCGCGGCCGGGATCACGCCCGGTGACCGGGTGGGCATCATGGCGCGCACGAGCTACGAGTGGACGCTCGTCGACGTCGCCGGCTGGTTCGCGGGTGCGGTGACCGTCCCCGTCTACGAGACGAGCTCCCCCGAGCAGCTCGAGTGGATCCTGTCCGACTCCGGCGCCGTCGCCTGCTTCGTCGAGACGAGCGCCAACGCGGCGCGGATCGCCTCGGTGCGCGACCGGCTGCCGGGCCTGCGGGACGTCTGGACGCTGGAGTCGGGTGGGCTCGAGGAGCTGCGCGCCGCCGGCCGCGAGGTCCCCGACGCCGACGTCGACCGCTCCCGCGCCGTCGCGGGGCCGGGTGACGCGCTGACGGTCATCTACACCTCCGGGACGACCGGCCGCCCCAAGGGCTGCGTGCTGACGCACGGCAACTTCCTCGACCTCTCCCGCAACGCCGAGGCCGCGATCCCCGAGGTGCTGCGCCGTCCCGACGCCGCGACCCTGCTGTTCATCCCGCTGGCCCACGTCTTCGCCCGGTTCATCCAGGCGCTCTGCCTCGTGTGCCGGATCCGCGTGGGCCACACCCCGGACGCCAAGGACCTGCTGCCCGACCTCGGCGGGTTCCGGCCGACGTTCATCCTCGCCGTGCCGCGCGTCTTCCAGAAGGTCTACAACGGCGCCGAGCAGAAGGCCGCCGCGGGCGGGAAGCTGCGCGCCCGGATCTTCGAGCAGGCCGCCGCGACCGCCGACGCCTGGTCGCGCTCGCTCGACACGGGCGGGCCCTCGCCCGCGCTGCGCGTCCGGCACCTGCTGTTCGACCGCCTCGTCTACTCCAAGCTGCGCGCTCTCATGGGCGGCCGCGTCGAGTTCGCCGTCTCCGGCGGCGCCCCGATGGGCGAGCACCTCGCGCACTTCTTCCGGGGCGCTGGGCTCGTCGTCCTGGAGGGCTACGGCCTGACGGAGACGACGGCACCGCTGACGGTGAACCGCCCCTCGCGGCTGAAGATCGGGACGGTCGGGCCGCCGCTGCCGGGCACCGACCTGCGCCTCGCGCCCGACGGGGAGGTCGAGGCCCGCGGCGTCGGGGTGTTCACCGAGTACCGCGGACGCCCCGACGAGACCCGTGACGCCTTCGACGACGGCTGGTTCCGCACCGGCGACCTCGGCTCGATCGACGAGGACGGCCTGCTGCGGATCACCGGGCGCAAGAAGGAGATCATCGTCACCGCCAACGGCAAGAACGTCGTGCCGGCGGCGCTGGAGGACCGGCTGCGGGCCCATCCGCTCATCTCCCAGGCCGTCGTCGTCGGCGACCAGCGGCACTACGTCGGCTGCCTGCTGACCCTCGACGAGGAGGCCCTGCCGTCCTGGGGCGCCAACCACGGCAAGCCGGGGCTGGACCTGGGCACCGCACGCGCCGACGCCGACGTCCTGGCCGTGCTGCAGGCCGCCGTCGACAAGGCCAACGAGTCGGTCAGCCGGGCGGAGTCCATCCGCAAGTTCCGGGTCCTGACCGAGGACTTCACCGTGGAGAACGGGTACCTGACGCCGTCGTTGAAGGTGAAGCGGCACGAGGTCCTGCACGACCTCGCCGACGAGGTCGAGGCGCTCTACAGCTCGTGA
- a CDS encoding ROK family glucokinase: MVELAAQNPVPHPVQNAVGVDIGGTKIAAGVVDHRGEILVQTRRETPASHPSAIADAVADAVAELRTTHVFGPVGVAAAGFVDAARRQVVFAPNLAWRDEPLADHLEARIDAPVVVENDANAAAWAEYRFGGGLDEHGNAVDDLVMLTLGTGLGGGIVTGGVLQRGANGAAAELGHVRAVPGGRACGCGNSGCWEQYVAGNALVRDARDLLRSGDPDGAPLLAAVGGDPKAVSGPVVTRLAQAGDPGCARLLADVGRWLGEAVASFVAMLDPEVVVIGGGVSSAGDLLLGPARVSLAENLSGRTHRKPPPLRTATKGNDAGIIGAADLARV; this comes from the coding sequence ATGGTCGAGCTGGCAGCCCAGAACCCCGTCCCCCACCCGGTGCAGAACGCCGTCGGCGTCGACATCGGCGGCACCAAGATCGCGGCCGGGGTCGTCGACCACCGTGGCGAGATCCTCGTCCAGACCCGGCGCGAGACGCCCGCCTCGCACCCCTCGGCCATCGCCGACGCCGTCGCGGACGCCGTCGCGGAGCTGCGCACCACCCACGTCTTCGGCCCGGTCGGCGTCGCGGCCGCCGGCTTCGTCGACGCCGCGCGCCGGCAGGTCGTGTTCGCGCCGAACCTGGCGTGGCGCGACGAGCCTCTGGCCGACCACCTCGAGGCGCGGATCGACGCGCCCGTCGTCGTCGAGAACGACGCCAACGCGGCCGCCTGGGCCGAGTACCGCTTCGGCGGCGGCCTGGACGAGCACGGCAACGCGGTGGACGACCTCGTCATGCTCACGCTCGGCACCGGCCTGGGCGGCGGCATCGTCACCGGCGGCGTCCTGCAGCGCGGGGCCAACGGGGCGGCGGCCGAGCTGGGCCACGTCCGCGCCGTCCCCGGCGGGCGCGCCTGCGGCTGCGGGAACTCCGGCTGCTGGGAGCAGTACGTGGCGGGCAACGCGCTCGTGCGCGACGCGCGCGACCTGCTGCGCTCGGGCGACCCGGACGGTGCGCCGCTGCTGGCGGCCGTCGGCGGGGACCCCAAGGCCGTGAGCGGCCCCGTCGTGACCCGCCTGGCCCAGGCCGGCGACCCCGGCTGCGCGCGGCTGCTGGCCGACGTCGGCCGCTGGCTCGGGGAGGCCGTGGCGAGCTTCGTCGCCATGCTCGACCCCGAGGTCGTCGTCATCGGCGGCGGCGTGTCGAGCGCCGGTGACCTGCTCCTGGGCCCGGCACGGGTCAGTCTGGCCGAGAACCTGTCCGGCCGGACCCACCGCAAGCCGCCGCCGCTGCGCACCGCGACCAAGGGCAACGACGCCGGCATCATCGGCGCCGCGGACCTCGCCCGCGTCTGA
- a CDS encoding ROK family glucokinase — translation MATPRTPRVPGTPRRRRAPDPRRVALQQRLRQQTRRVFIGDGPAVGVDIGGTKVAAGVVDGEGRVVAQLRRETPTTSPQGVEDTIAEVVEELAAHHDIVSVGIGAAGFVDAERANVLFAPHLAWRNEPLREAVERRVRTRLGRRVGRRTVVENDANAAAWAEYRFGAGRGESRLVCVTMGTGIGGGIVTQGRVVRGRYGIAGEFGHMIVVPGGHRCECGNRGCWEQYASGNALVREARELARSNSPVAHHLLDLAGGNPEAISGPMVTDAARAGDPAAVELFEDVGRWLGIGVANLAAALDPGTVVIGGGVSDADELLLGPCRDAYRRTLTGRGFRPELTIARASLGPAAGLVGAADLSRGWG, via the coding sequence ATGGCCACCCCCCGCACACCCCGCGTGCCCGGCACCCCCCGCCGCCGACGCGCACCCGACCCGCGGCGCGTCGCGCTGCAGCAGCGGCTGCGGCAGCAGACGCGCCGCGTCTTCATCGGGGACGGCCCGGCCGTCGGCGTGGACATCGGCGGGACGAAGGTCGCCGCGGGCGTCGTCGACGGGGAGGGCCGCGTCGTCGCGCAGCTGCGCCGCGAGACCCCCACGACGAGCCCGCAGGGCGTCGAGGACACGATCGCCGAGGTCGTCGAGGAGCTCGCGGCCCACCACGACATCGTCTCCGTCGGCATCGGCGCCGCCGGCTTCGTCGACGCCGAGCGCGCCAACGTCCTGTTCGCCCCGCACCTGGCCTGGCGCAACGAGCCGTTGCGCGAGGCCGTCGAGCGGCGTGTCCGCACCCGCCTCGGCCGGCGCGTCGGGCGGCGCACGGTCGTCGAGAACGACGCCAACGCCGCCGCCTGGGCGGAGTACCGCTTCGGGGCCGGCCGCGGGGAGTCCCGTCTCGTCTGCGTGACCATGGGCACCGGCATCGGGGGCGGGATCGTCACCCAGGGCCGCGTTGTCCGCGGCCGCTACGGCATCGCCGGCGAGTTCGGGCACATGATCGTCGTCCCCGGCGGGCACCGCTGCGAGTGCGGCAACCGCGGCTGCTGGGAGCAGTACGCCTCCGGCAACGCCCTGGTCCGCGAGGCGCGCGAGCTGGCCCGGTCGAACTCGCCCGTGGCCCACCACCTGCTCGACCTCGCCGGCGGCAACCCCGAGGCGATCAGCGGACCGATGGTCACCGACGCCGCCCGCGCGGGGGACCCGGCCGCCGTCGAGCTCTTCGAGGACGTCGGGCGCTGGCTCGGCATCGGCGTGGCCAACCTGGCCGCCGCCCTGGACCCGGGGACCGTCGTCATCGGCGGCGGGGTCTCCGACGCCGACGAGCTGCTGCTCGGCCCGTGCCGGGACGCCTACCGCCGCACGCTGACCGGTCGCGGGTTCCGCCCCGAGCTGACCATCGCCCGCGCGAGCCTCGGCCCGGCCGCGGGCCTGGTGGGGGCGGCGGACCTGTCCCGCGGCTGGGGGTGA
- a CDS encoding endonuclease/exonuclease/phosphatase family protein: protein MRTAQAPVRVATFNVRELLDDTVAVREVLRAVAADVVCLQEVPTHVLARHRLGVLAADTGLWVAASGPEGAGTAVLTATRVDVRAAGVRALPTPRRRGWRPVRPRGTAEAVVRVPVEQGWSAAVLVRSVHLGLDAGERFGHLSRLTPGCAVDGEVGRWRDAPTVVAGDLNEEPGGPVHQRLCTVLVDVAEAVGDPQPTFPARSPRRRLDLLLADRQLSVVGAHVPTGHPGASDHLPVVADLLVPVGPR from the coding sequence GTGAGGACCGCGCAGGCCCCGGTGCGGGTCGCCACCTTCAACGTCCGGGAGCTGCTCGACGACACCGTCGCCGTCCGTGAGGTGCTGCGGGCGGTGGCCGCCGACGTGGTGTGCCTGCAGGAGGTGCCCACGCACGTCCTGGCCCGGCACCGGCTCGGGGTCCTCGCCGCCGACACGGGGTTGTGGGTGGCCGCCTCCGGCCCCGAGGGGGCGGGCACCGCGGTGCTCACCGCGACGCGCGTCGACGTGCGGGCCGCCGGCGTGCGCGCCTTGCCGACCCCGCGGCGGCGCGGTTGGAGGCCGGTCCGACCGCGCGGCACGGCCGAGGCCGTCGTGCGGGTGCCGGTGGAGCAGGGCTGGTCGGCGGCGGTCCTCGTGCGCAGCGTGCACCTCGGCCTGGATGCGGGGGAGCGGTTCGGCCACCTGTCCCGGCTCACCCCGGGGTGCGCCGTCGACGGGGAGGTCGGCCGGTGGCGGGACGCGCCCACCGTCGTCGCGGGTGACCTCAACGAGGAACCGGGCGGCCCGGTCCACCAGCGGCTGTGCACGGTCCTCGTCGACGTCGCCGAGGCCGTGGGCGACCCGCAGCCCACCTTCCCGGCCCGCTCCCCGCGGCGTCGGCTGGACCTGCTGCTGGCGGACCGTCAGCTGAGCGTCGTCGGCGCGCACGTCCCGACCGGGCACCCGGGCGCGAGCGACCACCTGCCCGTGGTGGCGGACCTGCTGGTGCCCGTCGGACCCCGCTGA
- a CDS encoding lysophospholipid acyltransferase family protein encodes MPRFPVLYWPIKLLVAEPLVTAVFRPWVRGLEHVPTSGPAILASNHLSAADTVLLPTVVRRRVTFIAKADLFRGTGVKGKLTAGLMHGIGQLPVDRSGGRASSAAIDSAVSVLRDGELFGIYPEGTRSPDGRLYRGRTGVARIALASGAPVLPVAMVGTEDLLPTGRVLPKVRRVGVVIGEPLDFSRYAGRADDQLVVRSVTDEVMAAIQALSHQEYVDAYAERSRLRAELSRGTGVPEPTTPSSGGPGGRAAPTGEPPRPPAAGDDAPGGGAATR; translated from the coding sequence GTGCCCCGGTTCCCGGTCCTGTACTGGCCGATCAAGCTGCTCGTCGCCGAACCGCTGGTCACCGCCGTCTTCCGGCCGTGGGTGCGCGGGCTCGAGCACGTCCCGACCTCCGGCCCGGCGATCCTGGCCAGCAACCACCTCTCGGCGGCCGACACCGTGCTGCTGCCGACCGTCGTGCGCCGCCGCGTCACGTTCATCGCCAAGGCCGACCTGTTCCGGGGCACGGGCGTCAAGGGGAAGCTGACGGCCGGGCTCATGCACGGCATCGGGCAGCTGCCCGTGGACCGCTCCGGAGGTCGCGCGTCCTCGGCGGCGATCGACAGCGCGGTGTCGGTGCTGCGCGACGGCGAGCTGTTCGGCATCTACCCCGAGGGCACGCGGTCGCCCGACGGACGCCTGTACCGCGGGCGCACGGGGGTGGCCCGCATCGCGCTGGCCTCGGGGGCCCCCGTGCTGCCGGTCGCGATGGTCGGCACCGAGGACCTCCTCCCGACCGGCCGCGTGCTGCCCAAGGTGCGCCGCGTCGGCGTCGTCATCGGTGAGCCGCTGGACTTCTCCCGCTACGCCGGGCGGGCCGACGACCAGCTCGTCGTGCGCTCGGTCACCGACGAGGTGATGGCCGCGATCCAGGCGCTCTCGCACCAGGAGTACGTCGACGCCTACGCCGAGCGCAGCCGGCTGCGCGCCGAGCTGTCGCGGGGGACGGGCGTGCCCGAACCGACCACGCCGTCCTCCGGTGGGCCCGGTGGCCGTGCCGCCCCGACGGGGGAGCCGCCACGGCCCCCGGCAGCGGGCGACGACGCGCCGGGCGGGGGTGCCGCGACGCGCTGA